CCGCCCGTGGAAGACACAAAACCGGGCCACGATGATGATGCCAATAGCTTCAACGGAAGTGAGCCCGAGGAATACTTTGGCACTGTGAATGATATGAAAGCACCCAGTGCTGCCATGTCGGCTACAGAACGAGCCAGGAGGGCGGAGGAATTGAAACGTCGCGGCAGTGTCGACGATCGTACGACGACGATGTCTGGTGTTCGCCTCTTCGTTGCGAACCCAGATGAATAAGCGGGTCTACAGGAGCTTTGGATCTAAAAGCCTTCACTATACGTTTTTCATTTTCTCCTTATTATGTTGAAGATACCGTCTTTTGATTGATACCAGGACTAGCAGCGATCAGGCCACTACTACCATGGCCTGATCTGTCAAGTCCACGTCTCTCGTTTTGTTTCAACCAGGTGGCATGGACCCTTGGAGTTGATTCTTGCTTTTTGTCTCGTTATATTCCCCTCTGCTGCATGGCATTGGAGCACCACGTTGATGAGACATTGGCTTGCATTTGCACTTGGTGCATATCCTTGGGCATATTTCTGGCCCGGTGGTGAATTTTGTGACTAGATATAATAATATAATAATAAGATTGTACATAGCACTTGCTAGATCTCATGGAGCAATTGGGCGAACACACTACTCCGTATGTATGGCCTGCTATCAACCGCTGACTAACGCTCACGTGATGGCGACGCGAACCCGCGACTTCGATTAGAACGCGTTTCCGTTAACCTCAGGCTCTCCATGATAACTCGGGTCCACACGACGCAGCATAACACATCCCGTTGCTGATTCTTATTACTGAACGGTTCAATTTGACCGAGAACGGCTTATCTAGTAAGCTTCAGAGCCATCGAACGTGAGTCGGCGAGATTCTCAACGAACGCCCTTCCATCTCCGGCCTCGGATACCCAACCAAACCCCTGATACACGCCCACCGCAATTGATCGATAAATCATTCCATGACCGAATAATCACCATTTATCACTATTAAGTCAACGCTAGAGACTCGCGGAACCAATGATTACCAGGGCCACTTCGCTGGGAACCGCAATGGAAGTCATGGATACCAGTCCGGGGCTCCCTCAGCCTCGATCCCAGTCCGAGCAGACGTTATCGACGACACACGAGACGCCTAGAAAGCGCCCATTACGGGATGTCGATGATAGCATGGATGTGGACTCCGGTGCCGGTGCCAGGGAGAAGGAGAATCAGAATCAAGAGAATACCGCTTTGGATCAGAAGTCTTCTACCGAGAACGACAGCGCAGAAAAACCTGCTGTGCAGGAAGCTGTGGTAGAAAATACTTCGAAACCGCAGCCGGAGGTCATAAAAGACGATGTGCGGGTGGAAATCCCGCTAAATGCCATTCCCCCGCCGAACACGACTGCAGAGCATGCCGAACAATCTGCCACGCCTGCCGCGAAGAGGCGGAAGGTGTCCCCCGCGAGCAAGGAGGCTAAGCagcaggagaaggaagcGAAGGATCGGCAGAAGACGGAGGAGAAAGCTaggaaagaggaggagaaagctaagaaggaagaagaaaaggctaagaaggaggaagagaagcgggtgaaggacgaggagaagaagaaacggGAGGCTGAAcgtgaagaggagaagaagaaaaaagaggcGGACCgtgaggaggagaggaagcggagggaggagaagaaaaaggctaaggaggaggagaaggctcagaaggaagaggagaagcggaagaaggaggaggagaggtcTAAGAAGGCGCGGGTATGTTTCTTCTCtggacagttggtggtgagGACTTGCTAACGGGGTCAGGCGCAAACGCGATTGAATTCTTTCTTTGCCAAGCCGAAAACCTCGACTGAGGCTTCTAATGCAGGTTCTGGAGCGGCGACTCAAAAGGAGTCATCTAATGGCACCGCGAATGAGGGTACAGCTAAGAATGTATCGGACTACTACCGCATATTCCCCGAATTCTTTCTGCAGTCGCATACTGTTGTCGCCCCGCCTCACCGATTCGAACGGGATTCTGAAGCACTGGAGATCATGCGACAGAAGGTGGACAAATCATTGAAGAACAACGACAGCTCGCAAGAACCGCCTGTTTTCCGGCCGTCAGAGCTGTTTCGCATGATACCGTATAAGAGACGACGAGGGAGGCAGACGACAACGGTCAAGGATATACTGCTACAACTTCAGAACATGGGAAGCAGTGGAGAGGGTGCAACAACAGTGGAACCCCCGCCAGGCCAACGGCCACAGGATCTCCTTAATAAGGTCCGAATGAAGTCATTACGATTTGGCGAGGATGTCCGTCCGCCATACCAGGGAACGTTTACCAGGAACGTCCCTGAGCCTTCAGCCAAGAAGCTTTCGCGCAATCCGTTCAGCCGCTGCTTACCAGAAACGAACTACGACTACGACTCAGAAGCGGAGTGGGAAGAGCCCGAAGAGGGCGAGGATCTGGActcggaagaagaagaggaaatgagCGATGATGGGGAAGACGACATGGATGGCTTCcttgatgacgatgacgaccaGCCCGTGGACGGGAAAAGACGGCTTATCGTGGGTGATCTGGAACCGCAAAGCAGTGGTCTCCGCTGGCAGGAGAACGACATAGATCCGGTTCTGCACATGTACAAAATCGAGACGATTTCAGATTCAGTCACCTTTCCCATCGATCCCTTCTCGACCGCGTACTGGCAGAAACCATCCAAGTCGAGTGACGCCACGCCGGCCACCCAACCATCCAATTCCAACGGTACAGGGGCCGAAGGGAGCAACAAAACTAGCAATAATAATGGTTTAGCCATACTCGGGAGCGGGCCTGCAAAGGCAAAGCGGTCCTTCCCGCCTGAACAGCTCGAGGAGTTCAAGTCGGCTGTAAATGGTAGTGACCTGAGCAAGCTCGGACTGGTGGAGAttttgaagaagaagtaTGTCTCTTTCAATGTGGTTTTACTAGGATGCGCGCTAACTGAATATAGGTTCCCCAAGGTGTCTAAGGAGGTGCTGAAGGACACGCTGACGAGTACGGCCACGCGGGTTGGGAATAAGGAATCGGAAAAGAAATGGGTTTGCAAGTAATATCTTATCAATATCATATCTTCATATCTTTGAATGATATAAAGCATTTTACAGCATTTTACGGCTATCATGACACTAGGGCTAGATCCTGGAAATTACCAATGCATCCATAGATCAAATGTACATACACGACATTGGCCACCATTAAATCTCCCTATCCTCCCTCACCAACACCCGATACGGATTCCCCGGATCcctttcctcctcctccggcgAAGGAATCGTCTTCTTCACCCGACACGGACTCCCAACAGCGACCGAGAAAGCCGGAACATCCCTCGTAACAATCGACCCCGCTCCAATAGTCGACCCGCGTCCGATACGCACACCAGGAAGAATCACCACATTCCCACCAATCCAGCAATCATCCTCGATGAACACGGGGTGTCCGAACTCGACAAATTTCTGCCGCGAGAGGATGCTGGTGTCGTGGCCTGCGCTGAAGATACTCACGTTCGTGCCGATTTGGACTCTGTCGCCGATTACCACGAGGCTGGTGTCTAAAATTGTTAGGCTGCTGTTGTTagccatacatacatatGAAAGGCACATCCAGCATAACGGCAGAGGAAAAAGGGGAAGGGGGGAATTGAGACAAACTTCCAATTGAAAAAACAATTCCTCCCAATAATCACATTACACCCATAATCCGGCAAAAACGGCGGCTCCACGAACGTCCCATCGCCAACCTTTCCGACGACCCGACGCAGCATCTCCAGTCTCTTCGCGAAGATCTGGTCGTACGAGACCGTCTTCGTGTTGAAGGAGTTATAGTCGGCTGTCACGCCGCGGCAGTGGTGGCGCGCTTCAAGGAGTTTGGGGTTGTTTGGGTTGTACCTGGCATTTATGTTAGGAATTTGTTTCTCCTTCGGGGATggggagagagaggagggaagagagaggagggaagagagaggcACATCATGCCGGAGATCATGCATTCATACTGCTCGCACATGGGGACACCGTTGAGGTCTTGTGCGAGGGCGATGATTTCGGGGCGTTTGTGGGTGGCGGCCATTTTGATTGCGCTTGGGTGGGATggtggatgctggtgttggtaTTGTAGATGTTGAGAGTTGGGTGGGAGGGGAAGGTGGTTTATATGGTGGTTTCAGTATACACTCAATTGCCGGATGGGTGATATCTAGAAGTACATTGTCTATCTCATAGTACTTGCACACCTGACACCGACGATTCCCCGATGTAGACTCGGTTGCCTATTTGGGAAATTTGTAGGCTGTATATCGGATACCCACCGAGATGGCTGACTCCGGAAGAATAGTACTGCAACTAACGCACAGGAACTCAATCCAAGTACTCTCGAGAGCTAGACATTCTGATAAAACTTGGTAGACTCGCGGCACAGCTAAATCCTCGCCATAACCCCCCTCATCTCCCTAATCTCCTTCACAACCTGCAAAGCCGCCTGAGATCCCTGCTCCAATGCTCCATCAATTGCCGCTCGCCAGCCATGCGCCCAGTCTGCCGAcgcaaagaaaacaagcccGTGCCGACTCTGCAACTCCTCCTGATACTTGGTCATGAACTCAGGCGGCCACCATGCCGGTCCACCGAGGGACCACGGATCGGTATTCCAGTTGTGGAAGATCTACCAGCTTTATTAGCATAAACCATCACGAGGAGACGGGGAAGAAGGTTACCATTTTGTTCACTTCCATAGGGTGCAGCTTTTGAAACGCATCCACAGCCTTCTCCGGATTTCTCTCTGGTACGAACGTGGCACGTTCATCTTTCCCGAATCCGACGATATGCGCACGGCCGCTAGGGGTGACCCCATCACCGTATCCAAACATTAGGAGATTGGGGTATCTCATTCCATTCCAAGACGTCAGCCCGGATCCCTCGACGTCCGCGTGGATCTTGTTCATGTAGTTGACGTGCCCTATCGTGATAGCTTCCTGGCGTGTCGGAGACAGCGGTGGGTCAAACATAATGGTATGCAGGACATTGAGTGGTATCGTGCTGACCATTCGGCGGGCACGAAACACCCTTCCTGCGAGGGTGGTAACCGTGACTACATTCGAGCGCTCAACGATCGATTTCACGGGTGTCTGGAAGACATACTGAAGGCCGTTGTCAACTGCATCCTGAAACATAGCGCCAGCCAGCGCAGATTGTCCCTGACGCAGCTTAAAGGTTGTCCAGATAGGCGAGAAGTTCGCTGGATCGTAGGACATAAGTGCCTGGGAGCGAATCATATCCCACAGACTTGAATTTACCATGCTACCCCCGGTgatgtggaggaggagggctGTTAGGATCCAGGCTTCTTCGGTGGATAGTAGATGCTTGATTTCTTCGAAGCGATCTCGGCAAGAGATTTTGTCGTAGCGCTCTACTTCTTCTCGGGATACTAGGATGTTGTTGAGTTGCGAGTGCGGCAGTGGGCAGATGGCACGGCAGTTTTGGCCGTCTGCATTGACGAAGATGGACCATGCTCGCGCGGTTATCTGCCCGGCTTCTTCGTGCGTGAGGGTTCGGGGTGTGGCGTCTGTTATCCTGTGAGCTGGAAGTCCTCGACATATATGGATCGGGCAACTTACCGGGCACATTGATCGTGTAGTAGTCATTGCCGTATCCGCGATGGTGGGTAAGCGTTAGATCCTTATCCATCTTGTATCGCGTCATTTCCTTGAAGAGGTACGCCATGTGATGCGTTACCCAAGTTCCGCCCATTTCGTATAAAGTTCCTTCATAACATGTTAGAATTACCATCACCAGACCAGTAAGGACATCTGCTCACCATCCGATTCCACTGTATAAGTCCGTCCACCAACACGATCTCTCGCCTCAACCATAAGCACCGACAAACCTAGTTCACTTGAGCATATGGTATACAGTTCAATCCAATAAAGAAAACTCACCACAGTCCACCATGTCTCGAGCAGCCATCAAGCCGCTATAGCCAGCCCCAATGACAATGACATCGTAGATATGGCCGGCCGGAGCGGATCGTTTCTCGGGGGGTATGATGACTCCTCTACATTCGAGGTTGCCTTTCTTTACTGTGCTGGAATGTTTGTGCCATGAGTATCCATCTTGGAGTGGTTGGCATTGTGAGTAGTGTCTCGCTGTAGATACGATAGTGAAGGATGGACTTCTGTAAGATGGAAAGTCGGATGACAGATGTGCTCAAGATATATTGTCCTATATCAGGGATTCAGGAGGGTTGCTTATCATGGAgatgtcttttctttccttcctatTTGAGAGATAATAGAACAAACGCATAACCTCGGATGACCTCCGCACAAAGATACAGGGGTACTTAATGAAAGATGCCCTTGGTCATACGCTGGTTCGCTGCCCTTTTGAATGGCCCATTCAATATAAAGAGAAaattgtactccgtagtgtAGTGTCATATGTACATCACTTCACCTTAACCATGCCTTCTCAGCAGTTTTTCCATCTCCTCAATGCTCTCAACACTCTGCAGCGGAGCGACAAATTCTCTGCCTTCCAAGTAATAAATGCCCAATACAAATCATCCCCGGACGAAAATTCCCACATAGCAGTGGATATTCTGGTTCCCAGGATTCTTGCCGACACCGAAATATCAAGACCTTGTCCGATCATTATCCGTATCCATGGAGGATTTCTGGTGTGTTATCTTTTCCAATAAGCGCATGCGAATGAAGCTGACCAGCCCGCAGGTAACAGGATCGAGCCTTTATGCACCGTGGTTCAACGACTGGATTCTCGACTACGCCATCGCAAACCGGGCCGTTGTCATATCCCCAAACTACAGACTTCTCCCAGAAGCGACAGGGAGAGATATCCtggatgacatccatgacttCTGGCACTGGCTCCGAAATACAGCCTCTGTGGATGGGATCCTGCGGCAGACTGGGTACGATGGGATAAGTCTTGATCGGAGTTCTATTCTGCTAATAGGGGAAAGTGCCGGTATGGTTCCTTTCGTTGTGCTATTTTGCGATGAGCAGCTCATGACAGTCACATAGGAGGCTATCTAGCCACTCAATTAGCGATCACCTTCCCGTCGGCTATCAACAGCGTGATCGCGGCATATCCAATGCTCGACCTGCGTTCTCGATTCTACACCGAATCATATTCCAAGCCAATTGTCCATGTCCCCAACATCCCCGCGAGTGTGCTCATGGACCACCTCACGGCCAACAATGACACCGGGACCTGGATCACAGCAGTAGATCCGCCCGATCGCCTTGAGTTAGCATTCTCCATCGTCCAAAATGGTCTGTTTCTGGATGTTCTAGGCGCAGAGGACAAATATCTTTTCCCGATGGACAGAATCGAGGATTTACTATCTGCCGGAAAGAGCATCCGACTTCCGCCTATGTTTATTTTCCACGGGGAACAGGACTCCGCGGTCCCCATTGAGGGGTCGAGAAAATTTGTACAGTTTTTGCGGAGAATGGCTCCGACTACATCAGTTATGTTGTATACTCAAGACGGGGATCATGGTTTTGATGCGGGTGCCACGCTTGAGACGCCTTGGTTGAGGGATAGGTTGGCGAGGATCTCCGCGGCGTGGTTGAAGCAGTCGAGTGCAAATTTGTAGATACATGAGCGTAGTATAATCATGAAATGTTCAGCTGTGTTGTTAGAGACTGtcaatacaaaacaatccaCAATGGTCCACAATTCGAAGACTTGAACTGATATGAAATGATATCGGCGAATCTCCGGACAATTGATTCATCTCATGTAATTGTCAAATAAGATAGAGAAACCaaacgagaatcgaaaagTGAAACTTCGGCAATTGAGGTTTGATCTAATAAGTGGTGCCTATAGCCTCAGTTGCCTAAATAGGGAAAAGTCCCTACTTTCCTAATGGAGTAATAAACAGTTCTACCGAGCATCTCATGACCATACTTTGTATTCCATGCACTCATTCCATTGCGACAGTGCTCTGTTGATGAGGGGAATAGAATGGTGGTATATAGTTCCCTCAGTTCTCCCAGAAAGAGTTAAGTGGCAATCAACCAACACGATATATAGTTACGCAGCACACAATCTACAATCCCACACAATGATCCCCGACTTCTCCGGCGTGTCACTCAAGGGCAAAACTGCCATTGTCACCGGTGCCTCTAGGTAAGCATGTAATCCAATGCATGCGAGAATCATAACTCACCAATACTCTAGGGGCCTAGGTGCGGGCATCGCCCTTCTTCTGGCCAAACGAGGCGCAAACATCGTGGTCAACTACGTGACCGATGGCAGCGCTAAGCGTGCCCAAGATGTCGTGAACGAAATCAACAACCAGATCGGCACGAAGGCGATTCTGTGCCGCGCAGATGTGAGCAAGTTAGAGGAAATCCAGTTGCTCGTGGATGCAGCATTGAAGATAAGCGAAACGGGCCAGATCGACATTCTCATCCACAAGTGCGTGTCCCAGAAAGAATAATTAGCGTGATTAATACATAGCTGACGAGAATGAATACAGCGCCGCCCAAGGCTTGGAGGCCAATCTGATGGACACCACTCCCGAGTTCTACGACCAGCACTTTAACTGCAATGTCCGCGGCCCCATCTTCCTCACCAAAGCGGTCGTTCCTCACATTGCCCGGGGAGGACGCATTGTATTCATCTCTTCGGCTGGAGCCCGTCTGGGTGTAAGCGGCCAAACTGTCTACGCCGCCACCAAGGCCGCCGACGAAGCCCTGGTACGTGTCTGGGCTAAGGAGCTGGGCCAGTCTCACAACATTACCGTTAACTGCGTCAATCCCGGACCTATCGCTACCGGTTCGTCTTCAAATGAGTCAAATAATATGGTTGTGTTGCTGACATGAATATCTACAGATCAATGGTTCCAGAGCGACGAGCAGTTCATCAAGGAGATGCAGCCGATGATCGAGTCTACTCCGGCTGCTGCTCGTGTGGGTGAGGTGGATGATGTTGCGCCCTTGGTGGCTTTCTTGTGCAGTGATGATGCAAGATGGACCACAGGAGCTTGTCTGTCGGCCAATGGAGGGCTGTACAATTAGAGTATATAGGATTCGGCAATCTTGCCATGTACATACTTTGATGAACTATAGCCCTGAATTTATGCGAGTCTTGCGATTTCATTTGTCCAAAGATTTATACAGACAACAAAGCAAAAAGACAGTTTCTATAGTGAGGATGAAGACAATATTGTCACCTGTCTTGTCTATAAAAGATAGCTTGGTCCTTCTTTAGCTtcatccatcatccatctgttttaattttcttctacttgTTCCTCCATATCACCTATTAACATTCTCCAGAGTTCGTTCAACGCTTTTCTGCAGGTGATGCTTTTCATGTTTCAAAGATATTGGCTCTCTGAAGTCTTTGTAGTGCTTCTACGACAAGTGCTATTTCAGGGCGAAGAGTTAACGCTTAATGATATACAGAGAAATGTGCAAGATATACAAAATCCTAATCGACATTTGCTATACAGATATATTTTCAATTATAGGGCAAAGTACAAGAGCACCAATCACCAGAATAAACCACTCCCTCCGCTGCAATCTCAGCACTCATCCCCTTTACATTGATCTCCTTGACCAAAACGCTGCACCAGGTTGGCGTATGACCAGGAGCCATTCGCCGAAACACACTCTGCATAACGGCCTCATCCTCTGCTCGGACAAGGTAGCTTGTAAACCGATAAGCCTGCGCGAGGCCGCGAATGGCACCGGCGTTCTTCAATGCCGCGTCCAGACAGGTGAAAATAGCCTTAAATTCTGCCTCAAGCGATTCGTGGACGAGCTCTGCGGTGTCGAGTCGGAGTCCGATATGGCCGGTCGTATAGACGAGGGATGCGGTGGGGGATACGGGAACTGTAGCCGTAGTGGCATAGCTGGCTGGTTTGAGGCAGTCGCCCACGGGGCCGGGGAGGTGCTTGTATGTAATTTGCTGCATTATGAATGGTAGCGTGTGTCAATTATGGAGAACCGGAAGATGGTTTGAGGTGCCGCTGGGTCATCCTTTCTCCATTCTATGGTATATAAGGGTCGACATGAATATGATGGACATACTTCGGTGGCACGGAATAGTTAGTTTCCCCATTTGGAAATTGAACATTTTAGCGAAAATTTACCGAGATGTCGCTTATCATATGCACGCTGGCGGGAAACGGCAAGACTTTCCCCGGACCCCGCATGCCTGCGGTCAACTCAAGACAGCATGACTGTAATATAACTCACCGTTGCCTGCGTAATACGAAAAAGAGGGCATACTCAGTTGCCCAATTAGGAAAACTGAGTAGACACTTGCCGCTCTAAATTCGAACTGTCCCCATTACTCTAGGCTCCCACACCTCATGCCACAGATGTATGCAATTTCCTAAGACAGATTCAAAATGTCATCCCACGCCTCACACTCTACTTCCCAACTCGGAAAGAGAACCAATTCGTTGGCCTTTGCCGCCATGGACTGCCACACTTGCGCCTCTAACGGCCACAAATGCGATCGCCAGCGTCCGCAATGCACAACTTGTCTGGACCAAGGCCAGAAATGTGGTGGCTTTGCAATGCCTTTATCCTGGGACGAGAGACGCACATGGCTAGGCCAGACATCCCGAAATAAGTCATTAAGGACTGCTCCAgaggagggagatgatgTGCAGAGGTCCTCCGTTTCCCAACATGGAGATACTACATCACCTAATAGCAATCCCCGGAATTTTAGGTTTGTGCTGAATGGCAATAAGACGCGAAAGAGACGGAAGGTTGTCCAATCACGCAAGGAAAACACGCCCGGGCCTGTGACGGCGGCGGAAGCAGTTACGGAAGACTGCCTACCAGCGCTGGATGGGACTAATCTAGACAATATTTTCCTCCGGGGACAGCAGGCTGATCCATTTCCTGAACTGGCATCTCTTGCTGCTTCCGAGCAATGGCTTGATGATCCTGGCAACGGTGTGCACAGTCCTCCGTCAAGAAATTGCCCACTTTTATCAGTATACTTGCTGACCAGTGAGCAGCGCTTTTCTTGAATGACACTTTTGATCTGTCATCTTCGCTCGACTACTTTGCGACCTTGTTGCCGCCGGAGCTCTCCGCCCCATCAGTCCACAACCCCATAACGATGGACCGTGACCCCGCAGAATCGCTAACCGGCCCGGGAGGACTACCAGCGGACGCTTTTCCGGAGGCCCTAGCATCTCTTGTACACCAGGGCGAAGCTTCTGTTGAGGGAGGGGGTGTATTGACGACTCAGCGTTCTCCAGTGGCATCTGGGAGTGGAGCTAGGCTGGTGCCAAGTGCCCCGGTGGGGAGCCAGAGTGACGCTTTATTGCAAATGTGTACGTATTGACGCACTCTCGGTCCTGCTGGATGGTTCGACTCTAACAAATATTCCCTGCTTTAGATGACTCCGAATTCTGCGTCCTCCCTATAACCTCGGATACTGAGTTGAACCCATTCCGCTTTCGCCAACCATTGTCCCAGGCACCTCGGGTCTTGTTCCATTCTATCTTTGCCCTATGCTGCCGGCACCTCAGTCAGCTTACCGGGTCCTGGTCATCAGAAGAGCGGGAACATCGCAGCCAAGCTTCGAAACTATTAGAGTCTGCTTTGAAAATCGACCAGCTTGCGAGGAGAGGATTGACTTTGTTAGATCCGATCTTAATCCTCTTCACGCTTGATGTAATGCTTGCCTGGCTCTATGTATGCAGTACTTGCTGACGGTAATTGTGTAAGTGCACCATCTCCGCGTCTGGTCGATGGTCGACTCATTTGAGCCGCGTGCGGTCCATCCTTGAAACATGTGGTGGTGCTACCGCTTTGAACAATGCTCGCCTTCGGTCACAAGTAGCTATGATGCTCTGGTATGCTGTTCCCCTTCTCAAGAATATGCTCTAGTGACCTAACCACTGTATAGGTGGGATGCAACCCTAGCCTTAGTATCTCGTCAAGGGACCGTGTTCTCGCAACAATATCTAGACCACGTtgcaagagaagagaaaaatgatAGATGGTCATTTTACGACCTGACAGGATGTCCAAGCGATCTAGTTATCTACATTTTCAAACTCGCCCAATTGGCGCAGCAGAGCGAAATCGCATCCTCCATGACATGGCTGACCTTTGACCTTAATCCAGTCGTTCAGATAGAATCCCAGCTTCGAGCATGGAAACATTTCTCCTTCACAGCTCCCGAGTACAGTGCCACCGATGACAGCTATGATGATAGCGACAAAAGTGAGCGAGATGGCGAATCGGCCTTTCACGCCCGCCAGGATCGTCATCACGTCGCAGAAGCCTGGCGCCACGCATTACTACTATATATCGAACGGATATTTAGATGGGACCGGTCCCAGAAAAGGCCTCGCTCAATTAAACAACTTGCGAGACTCACATTGAACCATGTTCGGTGTTGTCGACGGACGTCACAAATGCAAAAACAACTATTGCTGCCCGTCTTCCTCGCAGGGAGCGAGACAGGAGATGAGGATATGCAAGACCTGGTCCGAGGATATTGCCAC
The sequence above is a segment of the Aspergillus chevalieri M1 DNA, chromosome 6, nearly complete sequence genome. Coding sequences within it:
- a CDS encoding putative chromatin assembly factor 1 subunit A (COG:B;~EggNog:ENOG410PRIP;~InterPro:IPR022043;~PFAM:PF12253); protein product: MEVMDTSPGLPQPRSQSEQTLSTTHETPRKRPLRDVDDSMDVDSGAGAREKENQNQENTALDQKSSTENDSAEKPAVQEAVVENTSKPQPEVIKDDVRVEIPLNAIPPPNTTAEHAEQSATPAAKRRKVSPASKEAKQQEKEAKDRQKTEEKARKEEEKAKKEEEKAKKEEEKRVKDEEKKKREAEREEEKKKKEADREEERKRREEKKKAKEEEKAQKEEEKRKKEEERSKKARAQTRLNSFFAKPKTSTEASNAGSGAATQKESSNGTANEGTAKNVSDYYRIFPEFFLQSHTVVAPPHRFERDSEALEIMRQKVDKSLKNNDSSQEPPVFRPSELFRMIPYKRRRGRQTTTVKDILLQLQNMGSSGEGATTVEPPPGQRPQDLLNKVRMKSLRFGEDVRPPYQGTFTRNVPEPSAKKLSRNPFSRCLPETNYDYDSEAEWEEPEEGEDLDSEEEEEMSDDGEDDMDGFLDDDDDQPVDGKRRLIVGDLEPQSSGLRWQENDIDPVLHMYKIETISDSVTFPIDPFSTAYWQKPSKSSDATPATQPSNSNGTGAEGSNKTSNNNGLAILGSGPAKAKRSFPPEQLEEFKSAVNGSDLSKLGLVEILKKKFPKVSKEVLKDTLTSTATRVGNKESEKKWVCK
- a CDS encoding sugar O-acetyltransferase (COG:E;~EggNog:ENOG410PWAR;~InterPro:IPR024688,IPR018357,IPR011004,IPR001451;~PFAM:PF14602,PF00132,PF12464;~go_function: GO:0016407 - acetyltransferase activity [Evidence IEA];~go_function: GO:0016740 - transferase activity [Evidence IEA]), translating into MAATHKRPEIIALAQDLNGVPMCEQYNPNNPKLLEARHHCRGVTADYNSFNTKTVSYDQIFAKRLEMLRRVVGKVGDGTFVEPPFLPDYGYTSLVVIGDRVQIGTNVSIFSAGHDTSILSRQKFVEFGHPVFIEDDCWIGGNVVILPGVRIGRGSTIGAGSIVTRDVPAFSVAVGSPCRVKKTIPSPEEEERDPGNPYRVLVREDREI
- a CDS encoding SDR family NAD(P)-dependent oxidoreductase (COG:Q;~EggNog:ENOG410PUEE;~InterPro:IPR002347,IPR036291,IPR020904;~PFAM:PF00106,PF13561,PF08659;~go_function: GO:0016491 - oxidoreductase activity [Evidence IEA];~go_process: GO:0055114 - oxidation-reduction process [Evidence IEA]) translates to MIPDFSGVSLKGKTAIVTGASRGLGAGIALLLAKRGANIVVNYVTDGSAKRAQDVVNEINNQIGTKAILCRADVSKLEEIQLLVDAALKISETGQIDILIHNAAQGLEANLMDTTPEFYDQHFNCNVRGPIFLTKAVVPHIARGGRIVFISSAGARLGVSGQTVYAATKAADEALVRVWAKELGQSHNITVNCVNPGPIATDQWFQSDEQFIKEMQPMIESTPAAARVGEVDDVAPLVAFLCSDDARWTTGACLSANGGLYN
- a CDS encoding alpha/beta hydrolase (CAZy:CE10;~COG:I;~EggNog:ENOG410PPX0;~InterPro:IPR001375,IPR029058,IPR013094;~MEROPS:MER0031570;~PFAM:PF07859;~go_function: GO:0008236 - serine-type peptidase activity [Evidence IEA];~go_function: GO:0016787 - hydrolase activity [Evidence IEA];~go_process: GO:0006508 - proteolysis [Evidence IEA]) — protein: MPSQQFFHLLNALNTLQRSDKFSAFQVINAQYKSSPDENSHIAVDILVPRILADTEISRPCPIIIRIHGGFLVTGSSLYAPWFNDWILDYAIANRAVVISPNYRLLPEATGRDILDDIHDFWHWLRNTASVDGILRQTGAGGYLATQLAITFPSAINSVIAAYPMLDLRSRFYTESYSKPIVHVPNIPASVLMDHLTANNDTGTWITAVDPPDRLELAFSIVQNGLFLDVLGAEDKYLFPMDRIEDLLSAGKSIRLPPMFIFHGEQDSAVPIEGSRKFVQFLRRMAPTTSVMLYTQDGDHGFDAGATLETPWLRDRLARISAAWLKQSSANL
- a CDS encoding flavin monoamine oxidase family protein (COG:H;~EggNog:ENOG410PH96;~InterPro:IPR002937,IPR036188;~PFAM:PF01593;~go_function: GO:0016491 - oxidoreductase activity [Evidence IEA];~go_process: GO:0055114 - oxidation-reduction process [Evidence IEA]), which codes for MVDCGLSVLMVEARDRVGGRTYTVESDGTLYEMGGTWVTHHMAYLFKEMTRYKMDKDLTLTHHRGYGNDYYTINVPDATPRTLTHEEAGQITARAWSIFVNADGQNCRAICPLPHSQLNNILVSREEVERYDKISCRDRFEEIKHLLSTEEAWILTALLLHITGGSMVNSSLWDMIRSQALMSYDPANFSPIWTTFKLRQGQSALAGAMFQDAVDNGLQYVFQTPVKSIVERSNVVTVTTLAGRVFRARRMVSTIPLNVLHTIMFDPPLSPTRQEAITIGHVNYMNKIHADVEGSGLTSWNGMRYPNLLMFGYGDGVTPSGRAHIVGFGKDERATFVPERNPEKAVDAFQKLHPMEVNKMIFHNWNTDPWSLGGPAWWPPEFMTKYQEELQSRHGLVFFASADWAHGWRAAIDGALEQGSQAALQVVKEIREMRGVMARI